Proteins encoded within one genomic window of Cytophagales bacterium:
- a CDS encoding GH3 auxin-responsive promoter family protein produces the protein MGIRAILSKPFASLIVKDQKKWSQHPGEYQQAIFNHLIKVGATTTFGKDHGFGDIKNHEDFKKQVPIRDYEALSPYVQQILDGKSDVLWKGKPTYFAKTSGTTSGTKYIPITKDSIPNHINSARNALLSYVHESENSDFLDRKLIFLSGSPTMDKRAGIHTGRLSGIVNHHVPSYLRTNQLPSYETNCIEDWESKVDKIVEETIDQDMSLISGIPPWVQMYFDRLVEKKGVPVKDIFPNFSLFVYGGVNFEPYRKKLFETIGKSIDSIETYPASEGFIAYQDTQHEEGLLLLANSGIFFEFVPADKYFEENPPRYTIDEVEIGINYAVIINSNAGLWGYSIGDTVKFVSKSPHRLLVTGRIKHFISAFGEHVIGEEVEKAMKLACEEQPGTELVEFTVAPNVTPEEGLPRHEWYIAFANEPKDLSSFAKSLDLHLRKLNSYYDDLISGAILEELKIIRLQKNAFIDYMKSIGKLGGQNKVPRLSNDRKIADQLIQHSLK, from the coding sequence ATGGGAATCCGAGCCATTTTAAGCAAACCTTTTGCCTCACTGATTGTGAAAGACCAAAAAAAATGGTCTCAGCATCCTGGTGAGTATCAACAAGCCATTTTCAACCACCTGATCAAAGTTGGTGCAACAACGACTTTCGGGAAAGACCATGGCTTTGGTGACATCAAAAACCACGAAGACTTCAAAAAACAAGTTCCGATTCGGGATTATGAAGCTTTGTCACCGTATGTTCAGCAAATACTGGATGGAAAATCGGATGTACTTTGGAAAGGTAAGCCTACTTATTTTGCCAAAACGTCCGGAACCACCAGCGGCACCAAATACATCCCGATCACTAAAGATTCTATCCCTAACCACATCAACAGTGCCCGGAATGCGCTCTTGTCCTACGTTCACGAATCAGAGAACTCGGATTTTCTGGATCGCAAGCTGATCTTCCTTTCCGGTAGCCCTACGATGGATAAAAGGGCTGGCATTCATACCGGACGACTTTCTGGCATTGTTAACCATCATGTACCTTCTTACCTGCGAACCAACCAGCTACCCTCTTACGAAACGAATTGCATCGAGGATTGGGAATCGAAAGTGGACAAAATCGTAGAAGAGACCATCGATCAGGACATGTCACTGATTTCTGGCATTCCGCCCTGGGTACAGATGTATTTTGACCGACTGGTAGAAAAGAAAGGCGTTCCAGTCAAGGACATTTTCCCCAATTTTTCGCTATTCGTTTATGGAGGGGTCAATTTCGAACCATATCGAAAAAAACTTTTTGAAACGATTGGCAAAAGCATTGATTCCATAGAGACTTATCCCGCCTCGGAAGGATTCATCGCTTATCAGGACACACAGCACGAAGAAGGATTATTGCTCTTAGCCAATAGTGGGATATTTTTTGAATTTGTTCCTGCAGATAAATATTTCGAAGAAAATCCTCCTCGTTACACCATTGATGAAGTAGAGATCGGAATAAACTATGCAGTCATCATCAATAGTAACGCCGGCTTATGGGGGTATTCCATCGGCGATACAGTGAAATTTGTGAGTAAATCTCCTCATCGATTGTTGGTTACTGGCCGGATCAAGCATTTTATTTCTGCTTTTGGTGAACATGTGATCGGCGAAGAAGTTGAAAAGGCAATGAAGCTTGCTTGCGAAGAACAGCCAGGAACAGAATTGGTGGAGTTTACTGTAGCTCCCAACGTGACCCCAGAAGAGGGTCTACCACGACACGAATGGTACATTGCATTCGCTAATGAACCAAAAGACCTGTCCTCTTTCGCAAAAAGCTTAGATTTGCACCTTCGTAAGCTTAACTCCTATTATGATGATCTGATCAGCGGGGCCATTCTGGAAGAGCTTAAGATCATTAGGTTGCAAAAAAATGCTTTTATCGACTACATGAAATCCATTGGAAAACTGGGCGGGCAAAACAAAGTTCCCCGACTGTCAAACGACCGAAAAATTGCCGATCAGTTGATCCAACATTCCCTCAAATAA
- a CDS encoding 1-deoxy-D-xylulose-5-phosphate reductoisomerase, whose product MLEKPQKRIAILGSTGSIGTQTLEVVAQHADRFAVEVLTANNNADLLIRQAGQFKPNVVVIGNESLYDQVFSALDPLDIKVYAGDNALASVVQMDSVDIVLTALVGYSGLKPTIAAIEAGKPIALANKETLVVAGELITKLAQEKGVNILPVDSEHSAIFQCLVGEFHNPIEKLILTASGGPFRGKSREELLTVTKAQALKHPNWDMGAKITIDSASLMNKGLEVIEAKWLFGIGLDKIEVVVHPQSIIHSMVQFEDASIKAQLGLPDMRIPIQFALSYPERLKSNFPRFDFVDYPSLTFEKPDTSTFRNLALAYEAIKSGGNKPCILNAANEIAVDGFLKDKIGFLEISDIIEQCLEKVDFVRQPILEDFVNTDKETRIKARELVA is encoded by the coding sequence ATCTTGGAAAAGCCCCAGAAACGAATTGCAATCTTAGGTTCCACTGGTTCCATTGGAACACAAACCCTCGAAGTGGTCGCGCAACATGCGGATCGGTTTGCGGTGGAAGTATTGACGGCCAACAACAATGCAGACCTACTGATCCGTCAAGCCGGTCAATTCAAACCCAATGTAGTGGTCATCGGCAATGAATCCCTGTACGATCAGGTATTCTCAGCACTGGATCCATTGGATATCAAAGTATATGCCGGCGACAATGCGCTGGCGAGTGTCGTGCAGATGGACTCAGTGGATATTGTGCTTACGGCATTGGTTGGCTATTCAGGGCTGAAACCTACCATCGCAGCAATAGAAGCCGGAAAACCGATTGCACTGGCGAACAAAGAAACATTAGTGGTTGCCGGTGAACTGATCACCAAACTGGCACAGGAAAAAGGTGTCAATATCCTTCCTGTAGATTCGGAACACTCTGCTATTTTCCAGTGCCTGGTCGGAGAATTCCACAATCCGATCGAAAAATTGATCCTTACGGCTTCAGGCGGCCCTTTCCGAGGAAAATCCAGAGAGGAATTGCTGACCGTAACCAAGGCCCAGGCCTTGAAGCACCCCAACTGGGACATGGGTGCCAAAATCACCATCGATTCCGCCAGCCTTATGAATAAAGGGCTGGAAGTGATCGAAGCAAAATGGTTGTTTGGCATTGGCCTGGACAAGATTGAGGTGGTGGTACATCCACAGTCCATCATCCACTCGATGGTTCAATTTGAAGATGCATCGATTAAAGCACAACTTGGACTACCAGATATGCGTATTCCTATTCAGTTCGCCCTGAGCTATCCAGAGCGACTGAAATCTAATTTCCCACGATTTGATTTCGTGGACTATCCATCGCTGACGTTTGAGAAGCCGGACACGTCCACTTTTAGGAATCTGGCTTTGGCGTACGAAGCCATAAAATCAGGAGGGAATAAACCATGCATCCTGAACGCGGCCAATGAAATAGCCGTAGACGGATTTTTGAAGGATAAAATAGGATTCCTGGAAATCTCCGATATCATCGAGCAATGTCTCGAAAAAGTTGATTTCGTAAGGCAACCCATATTGGAAGACTTTGTAAATACAGATAAAGAAACAAGAATTAAAGCGAGAGAATTAGTAGCGTAA
- the rseP gene encoding RIP metalloprotease RseP, which produces METIIMTVQLLLGLSILVGVHEWGHLAAAKAFGMRVEKYSIGFPPKIWGKKFGETEYSIGAIPLGGFVKISGMIDESLDTESLSEEPEPWEFRAKPAWQRLIVMLGGIIVNVITGIIIFIALTYSQGERYLSKEELNKHGIVAYELGEKIGFKTGDKVININGQDFQKFRDLISPDVLLGTDGYYTVLRDGQEVRIDIPNNFLDDFSEGREATPFIIPLAPFKVGTIPAGSDAIQGGLQEGDKFITVQGQPIRFYDDLATVLDQNKNGSVNAVVDRDGQQHELNLIVNENGKLKIGIQYDIDYSTNEFTFGESVSRGTNRAFSVVWVNIKAFGKIFSGDISPRKSLSGPIGIAGLFGGDWDWVNFWNITGLLSMVLAFMNLLPIPALDGGHVMFLTWEMVTGRKPSDKFLENAQKVGMVLILGLMVFVIFNDISKFF; this is translated from the coding sequence ATGGAAACGATTATTATGACGGTCCAGCTTTTGCTGGGTTTATCCATACTTGTAGGCGTACATGAGTGGGGCCATCTGGCTGCCGCCAAAGCCTTCGGCATGCGTGTCGAAAAGTACTCTATCGGATTTCCACCGAAGATCTGGGGTAAAAAATTCGGTGAAACAGAATACTCCATTGGAGCGATTCCTTTGGGTGGTTTTGTGAAAATCTCCGGCATGATCGATGAATCACTGGACACAGAAAGCCTTAGCGAAGAACCCGAACCATGGGAATTTCGTGCTAAGCCAGCCTGGCAGCGTCTGATTGTCATGTTGGGTGGTATCATCGTGAATGTCATCACAGGTATCATCATATTCATCGCTCTTACTTACTCCCAGGGCGAAAGATATCTATCCAAAGAAGAGCTCAATAAGCATGGAATCGTAGCTTATGAACTGGGTGAAAAGATCGGATTCAAGACGGGTGATAAGGTCATCAACATCAATGGCCAGGATTTTCAGAAATTCCGTGATTTGATCAGCCCCGATGTGTTGTTAGGTACGGATGGTTACTACACCGTACTGCGAGATGGCCAGGAGGTCCGAATCGATATTCCTAACAATTTCCTGGATGATTTTTCCGAAGGACGCGAAGCTACGCCATTCATCATTCCGCTTGCGCCGTTCAAAGTAGGCACCATTCCAGCAGGCAGCGACGCAATTCAAGGCGGGCTTCAGGAAGGTGATAAATTCATTACGGTACAAGGTCAACCCATTCGTTTTTATGATGATCTGGCAACAGTGCTTGATCAAAACAAAAACGGTTCTGTCAATGCCGTGGTAGACCGGGATGGTCAACAACATGAGCTTAACTTAATCGTGAATGAAAATGGAAAATTGAAAATTGGCATTCAATATGACATTGATTATTCCACCAATGAATTCACTTTCGGAGAATCCGTATCCAGAGGGACCAACCGCGCATTCAGCGTCGTATGGGTGAACATTAAAGCATTTGGTAAAATCTTCTCAGGAGATATCTCGCCTAGAAAATCATTATCCGGTCCTATTGGTATCGCTGGCCTGTTTGGTGGCGATTGGGACTGGGTGAACTTCTGGAACATCACAGGACTACTCTCTATGGTTCTTGCTTTCATGAACTTGCTCCCGATCCCTGCTTTGGATGGCGGTCACGTCATGTTCCTTACCTGGGAAATGGTCACCGGCAGAAAGCCTTCGGACAAGTTCCTGGAGAATGCCCAAAAAGTAGGTATGGTTCTAATTCTGGGACTGATGGTTTTTGTCATTTTTAACGACATCTCCAAGTTCTTTTAA
- a CDS encoding DUF481 domain-containing protein has product MSIKRTSLIVAIFLWTSQLEAQIMKVDRIDVTADSSYWSGSVDFQLDVNNQSAEEEENATFVGTTLDVDVSFIGDNHLYKLINQLQYFSTGVGPFVSTGYGHFRIQWLRKKNFSYENFAQVQYDQGRNLKWRGLTGGGIKIRLFRKKNSYVHYGLGAMFEQERWTDFESNVIEKNLLKMSTYFGSEMDLGQVGKVTTTLYFQTGYDADDAVHRNRVSGDLALEFEITEVLGFTSNFSLQYEDKPIIDINNIVYSITNGITLNF; this is encoded by the coding sequence ATGAGTATAAAACGAACCTCCCTTATTGTAGCTATTTTTCTATGGACCAGCCAATTAGAAGCACAAATCATGAAAGTGGATCGGATAGACGTCACTGCAGACTCCAGTTATTGGTCAGGGAGCGTTGATTTCCAACTTGATGTCAACAATCAAAGTGCAGAAGAAGAGGAGAACGCCACCTTTGTTGGCACCACACTCGATGTTGATGTGAGCTTCATTGGTGACAATCACCTTTACAAACTGATCAATCAGCTGCAATACTTTTCAACCGGGGTGGGACCATTCGTCAGTACCGGATACGGCCACTTCAGGATACAATGGCTCAGGAAAAAGAACTTCTCCTATGAAAATTTCGCTCAGGTACAATACGACCAGGGAAGAAACTTAAAATGGCGGGGCCTGACTGGCGGTGGCATCAAGATCAGACTATTTCGAAAGAAAAATTCTTATGTCCATTACGGACTGGGGGCCATGTTTGAACAAGAACGATGGACAGACTTTGAGAGCAATGTGATTGAAAAGAACCTCCTCAAAATGTCGACTTATTTTGGTTCTGAAATGGACCTGGGACAAGTAGGGAAAGTAACAACAACCCTCTATTTTCAGACCGGGTACGATGCAGATGATGCTGTTCATAGAAACAGGGTCAGTGGCGACCTGGCTTTGGAATTTGAAATCACAGAAGTCCTCGGGTTTACGAGCAACTTCAGCTTACAATACGAAGACAAACCGATCATCGACATCAACAACATCGTGTACTCGATCACCAATGGGATCACCCTGAATTTTTAA
- a CDS encoding 3'-5' exonuclease: MKFTEEQLAIIQSDTDLKVNAVAGSGKTSTLLAYAKQHADKRILYLVFNKSVKEEAKLKFQEQGLRNTTVETAHSLAYGAMRSKGHIELRHQGYTAFDVRELLQFSMGDLITEMKIASHVVKMASCFCNSQELKLKDCPYLSFLPPGQERQFAEEYFDLIHQSTRDFLGLMHRRKQPLTHEFYLKQYQLSQPRLNYDIILFDEGQDASGVMLDIFLKQAARKVIVGDQNQQIYSWRYAINALTEVDFEEKVLTNSFRFPQDIADIANDVLARKEHLDYPKSPTIKGLAETRLMTSPARATLGRTNSGILVSAIDQLIEEKEIKSLYFEGNFETYTYADENGSIWDILNLHQGKKHQIRNNLIRGMKGMTQLKEYAEETNDSSLKGLIEIVVKYQSELPYLIKKIKNAQVEVDEKDKADMIFSTIHKAKGMEYDQVTLTADFLTEDRLLETIGSADKASLDKGRLGEEINLLYVGVTRTKQQLNMPNDLLPVEMQEPEDEKKGTGFFDLPDWRFSQQEKSSKSIKQSRQTNPNAYKKWTAAEDQELQDRYAEQQPIKRISQEMGRNKGAIYSRLKKLGLAEE; encoded by the coding sequence ATGAAATTCACCGAAGAACAGCTAGCTATCATTCAATCGGATACAGACTTGAAAGTCAATGCGGTCGCAGGGTCTGGCAAGACCTCTACCCTATTGGCCTATGCAAAACAACACGCTGATAAACGCATCCTTTATCTCGTTTTCAATAAATCAGTCAAAGAAGAAGCCAAATTAAAATTTCAGGAACAGGGCTTGCGCAACACCACGGTAGAAACTGCTCACTCGCTGGCTTACGGCGCAATGAGAAGCAAGGGTCATATTGAGTTACGACACCAGGGATACACGGCTTTTGACGTCAGAGAGCTGCTTCAGTTTTCCATGGGTGATCTGATCACTGAAATGAAAATTGCCAGTCATGTGGTCAAGATGGCTTCTTGTTTTTGTAATAGCCAGGAATTGAAGCTGAAAGACTGTCCCTATCTATCCTTTTTGCCTCCAGGGCAGGAGCGCCAGTTTGCAGAAGAATACTTTGACCTGATCCATCAGTCGACCAGAGACTTTCTAGGTCTGATGCACCGACGAAAGCAACCCCTGACACATGAGTTTTACCTAAAACAATACCAGCTCTCTCAACCTCGCCTGAATTATGACATCATTCTGTTCGATGAAGGCCAGGATGCCTCAGGTGTAATGTTGGATATCTTTCTAAAGCAAGCTGCGCGAAAAGTGATTGTCGGAGACCAAAATCAGCAGATCTATAGCTGGCGATATGCGATCAATGCACTCACTGAAGTTGATTTTGAAGAGAAGGTCCTGACAAATAGTTTTCGCTTTCCGCAGGACATTGCTGATATCGCCAACGATGTATTGGCCAGAAAAGAACACCTGGATTATCCAAAAAGTCCAACAATCAAAGGATTGGCTGAAACCAGATTGATGACCAGTCCAGCCAGAGCCACCCTTGGGCGGACCAACTCTGGCATCTTAGTGAGTGCCATCGATCAGCTGATTGAGGAAAAAGAGATCAAGTCACTGTATTTCGAAGGAAATTTTGAGACCTACACCTACGCGGATGAAAATGGATCCATCTGGGACATTCTCAATTTGCACCAGGGCAAAAAGCACCAGATCAGAAATAACCTGATCCGAGGCATGAAGGGCATGACCCAACTCAAGGAATATGCTGAAGAAACCAATGACTCCTCGTTAAAAGGCCTGATCGAAATTGTGGTAAAGTATCAGAGTGAATTGCCATATCTGATCAAAAAAATCAAGAATGCACAGGTAGAGGTCGATGAGAAAGACAAGGCAGACATGATCTTTTCGACGATACACAAAGCCAAAGGGATGGAGTATGATCAGGTGACTTTAACTGCTGATTTCCTCACAGAAGACAGACTACTGGAAACCATCGGATCCGCTGACAAGGCCTCTCTTGATAAAGGACGGCTGGGTGAAGAAATTAATCTACTATATGTTGGGGTCACCCGAACCAAACAACAGCTCAACATGCCTAACGACTTGCTTCCGGTGGAAATGCAGGAACCGGAAGACGAGAAAAAAGGAACTGGTTTTTTCGACCTACCCGACTGGAGGTTCTCGCAGCAAGAAAAATCCAGTAAATCGATAAAACAAAGCAGGCAAACCAATCCGAATGCCTATAAGAAATGGACCGCTGCAGAAGATCAGGAGTTGCAGGATCGCTATGCGGAACAACAACCCATAAAGCGTATCAGCCAGGAAATGGGCCGAAACAAAGGAGCAATCTATTCCCGCTTGAAAAAACTTGGATTGGCAGAAGAATAA
- a CDS encoding amino acid carrier protein, which produces MQQLNDFLALIDSYIGSAAWFPYALLGTGLFFTIYLKFPQIRYFGFAIKVVKGKFDKADDEGDTSHFQALATALSGTVGTGNIAGVALAVHIGGPAALFWMLMTAAVGMCTKFVEVTLSHKYREKAEDGTMAGGPMYYMKNKLNMGWLAAIFAVATVLSSFGTGSLPQINSISNSLFATFGIDKVATGVVLAILLGFVIIGGIKRIAAVTEKLVPSMAIIYFIGAFAVIFANLGNIGSSFVSIFADLFTGSAASGGFLGASIAFAFNKGVGRGLFSNEAGQGSAPIAHASAKGHEPVSEGLVAILEPFIDTIVICTVTGLVLLSSGVWNEKHQNEFQLSDLAIVEGTYTDATEDGRALLYGHISGEAPLPLFNGEARVSNGSLPGNVSVIHARSLAEKVLVFDTETGNLYSGALSIVDGKPSSSDVVLRGKSLVHSAPLTAIAFQKGLFGEWGQYIVSIGLLLFAFSTAISWSYYGDRAMTFLFGSKSVVYYRIVYVIAFCLAAFTDTTIIWTLSGITIAVMTLPNLVGIFLLRKDMKSTVDEFWGNFKKEWPEEKTPE; this is translated from the coding sequence ATGCAGCAACTCAATGATTTTCTGGCCCTGATCGATAGCTACATCGGAAGTGCAGCATGGTTTCCTTACGCTTTGCTCGGTACGGGACTATTCTTCACCATTTATCTGAAGTTTCCACAGATCAGATACTTTGGGTTTGCCATCAAAGTGGTCAAAGGGAAGTTTGACAAAGCGGATGACGAAGGAGATACCTCTCACTTTCAGGCTTTGGCTACCGCCCTGTCAGGAACAGTCGGAACCGGAAACATCGCCGGTGTAGCACTGGCAGTACACATCGGAGGCCCGGCAGCTTTGTTTTGGATGCTGATGACGGCTGCAGTCGGTATGTGTACCAAGTTTGTGGAGGTAACGCTTTCGCATAAGTACCGTGAAAAAGCGGAAGATGGTACCATGGCTGGTGGTCCGATGTACTACATGAAGAACAAGTTGAACATGGGCTGGTTGGCAGCAATTTTTGCGGTTGCTACCGTATTGTCATCTTTTGGGACGGGTAGCTTGCCTCAGATCAATAGTATTTCTAATTCACTCTTTGCGACCTTCGGGATCGATAAAGTAGCAACTGGTGTGGTGCTGGCGATCTTGCTCGGATTTGTCATCATTGGTGGTATCAAACGTATTGCAGCAGTGACCGAGAAATTAGTGCCCTCTATGGCCATCATCTACTTCATAGGAGCCTTCGCGGTGATCTTTGCTAACCTGGGTAATATTGGATCATCATTTGTATCCATTTTCGCTGACTTATTCACCGGTTCTGCAGCTTCTGGCGGATTCCTGGGAGCATCCATTGCTTTTGCCTTTAACAAAGGAGTAGGTCGAGGCTTGTTTTCCAATGAAGCGGGTCAGGGTAGTGCGCCAATCGCCCACGCATCTGCAAAAGGACATGAGCCCGTGTCAGAAGGTTTGGTTGCCATTTTGGAGCCATTCATAGACACCATCGTGATCTGTACCGTTACCGGACTGGTACTCTTATCGTCTGGGGTATGGAACGAAAAACATCAAAACGAATTCCAGTTGTCAGATTTGGCCATTGTCGAAGGTACCTACACTGATGCGACTGAAGATGGAAGAGCACTGCTATATGGCCACATCAGTGGAGAAGCACCGCTTCCTTTATTCAATGGAGAAGCACGTGTTAGCAATGGATCTTTGCCCGGCAATGTGTCGGTGATCCATGCGAGATCTCTGGCCGAAAAAGTATTGGTGTTCGACACTGAAACAGGGAATCTGTATTCAGGAGCCTTGTCCATTGTTGATGGTAAGCCCAGTTCTTCGGATGTGGTACTTCGAGGAAAATCGCTGGTTCATAGTGCGCCACTGACCGCTATTGCCTTCCAGAAAGGGCTCTTTGGCGAATGGGGGCAATACATCGTTTCGATTGGACTGCTGCTGTTTGCGTTTAGTACGGCTATTTCCTGGTCTTACTATGGTGACCGGGCCATGACTTTCTTGTTTGGAAGTAAGTCAGTAGTTTACTACCGTATCGTGTACGTAATTGCTTTCTGTCTGGCAGCATTTACGGACACAACCATCATCTGGACCCTTTCAGGAATCACCATTGCTGTGATGACCCTACCTAACTTAGTGGGTATCTTCCTACTCCGCAAAGACATGAAAAGTACAGTGGACGAATTCTGGGGCAACTTCAAGAAAGAGTGGCCTGAAGAGAAGACTCCTGAGTAA
- a CDS encoding RidA family protein has product MAERTNLSSGAPWEAHVGYSRAVRIGNTIEISGTAPVKDGQTMEGTPYEQAVRCLEIIQESLEKLGSGLKDVIRTRMFVTDISQWEAIGRAHGEFFKDINPATSMVEVSQLIDERMVVEIEATAIVQ; this is encoded by the coding sequence ATGGCAGAAAGAACAAATTTAAGCTCGGGTGCCCCCTGGGAGGCACATGTTGGTTATTCCAGAGCAGTCAGGATAGGAAATACTATCGAAATTTCCGGAACCGCGCCTGTGAAAGATGGACAAACCATGGAAGGCACACCCTATGAACAAGCAGTCAGGTGCCTGGAAATCATACAGGAGAGTCTGGAAAAACTGGGCAGTGGTCTAAAAGATGTCATACGCACCCGCATGTTTGTAACCGACATCAGTCAATGGGAGGCGATCGGACGTGCGCATGGTGAGTTTTTCAAGGACATCAACCCTGCAACCAGCATGGTGGAGGTTTCTCAACTCATTGATGAGCGGATGGTTGTCGAAATCGAAGCTACAGCGATTGTGCAGTAA
- a CDS encoding DUF3857 domain-containing protein, whose protein sequence is MMTKRIVLLSAACISFFISYCQLEKPRAVNMLDFQAQDSSEDVSAVYLVNDGHTEVRYDRSINTWVASTERIYRVKILKTDALGLGNVKIRLYQSGKMADQRETVEIRGSSTYNFNVNSGRIEKSALSKKNIYKTELDENAREVSFSLPNVQVGSVIEVAYVKHSPFIHRLDDWHFQKDFPVKRSRFAVTIPAFYVYVFQKQGYFDAKASKMELDREMKTFGRYTYQDLKAFWLMEDLPAFRKEPFMTTREDYISKLVFQLQTLRTPEYEKNFLKTWQDVTTDLQNSHRFKLFYTGKKDFKEAFTLSTAEDPLERAQAIYSDFKKTFVWNKYYGVYPDVGYKKMMEGRTGNASSMGLTLFQVLRQAGLDAQPVLFSPRFNGVISYNYPFSDKLIATVVRLKIDGKTYLLDPLQNMPFGYLSSNFLNGRGLVLGNQVEWQDLTKAAKDQKTSQVNLTIAGDSILADMILAMEDYGMVSANDELEDLFKPDWELQDLKMAEDELTSRKVTASIAKEVEDGLILIPLTFDELIFDENPIKAEERSYPVDFFYRKRYSYQLNIELSDEYTFESLPESKLIRLPNRLLDVSFNVTQRGNTANITFLFWTRTNSFDVRYYPKLREAYALIEELDNTVILVKKKT, encoded by the coding sequence ATGATGACAAAAAGAATTGTATTGCTTTCCGCCGCTTGTATTTCCTTTTTTATCAGTTACTGCCAACTTGAGAAACCAAGGGCTGTCAATATGCTCGATTTTCAAGCGCAGGATTCATCGGAAGATGTTTCAGCTGTTTATCTGGTTAACGATGGCCATACGGAAGTACGTTATGATCGTTCTATCAATACGTGGGTGGCTTCTACTGAACGTATATACCGGGTTAAGATTTTGAAAACCGATGCCTTGGGGTTGGGAAATGTCAAAATCAGACTCTATCAGTCGGGTAAAATGGCGGATCAACGTGAAACGGTGGAGATACGCGGGTCTTCTACCTACAACTTCAATGTGAATTCAGGCCGTATAGAAAAGTCGGCACTCAGTAAAAAAAATATTTACAAGACGGAATTGGATGAAAATGCCAGGGAGGTTTCCTTTTCACTACCTAATGTACAGGTAGGTTCGGTGATTGAAGTTGCTTATGTCAAACATTCGCCATTTATCCACCGATTAGACGATTGGCATTTTCAGAAGGACTTTCCGGTGAAGCGAAGCAGATTTGCAGTGACAATCCCAGCTTTTTATGTGTACGTTTTTCAAAAGCAAGGATATTTTGATGCCAAGGCGTCTAAAATGGAATTGGACAGAGAGATGAAAACTTTCGGACGCTACACCTATCAGGATTTGAAGGCGTTTTGGTTGATGGAAGACCTTCCTGCTTTCCGCAAGGAACCTTTCATGACTACCCGCGAGGATTATATTTCCAAGTTGGTCTTTCAACTTCAGACACTGCGTACGCCGGAGTATGAAAAGAACTTTCTAAAAACCTGGCAGGATGTTACTACAGACCTGCAGAACAGTCATAGGTTCAAGCTTTTTTATACGGGCAAAAAGGATTTTAAAGAAGCTTTCACTTTGTCAACGGCCGAAGATCCACTGGAAAGAGCACAGGCCATCTACTCTGATTTCAAAAAGACATTTGTCTGGAACAAATATTATGGGGTGTATCCGGATGTAGGTTATAAGAAAATGATGGAAGGACGTACGGGTAATGCAAGTTCAATGGGACTTACCTTGTTTCAGGTACTGCGACAAGCTGGACTCGATGCGCAGCCGGTTCTTTTCAGTCCAAGATTCAATGGTGTTATTTCTTACAATTATCCGTTTAGTGATAAGCTGATTGCGACAGTGGTCCGATTGAAGATCGATGGGAAGACTTATTTGTTAGATCCACTGCAAAACATGCCTTTTGGCTACTTGAGTAGTAATTTTTTGAATGGCCGAGGTTTGGTGTTGGGCAATCAAGTCGAATGGCAGGATCTAACCAAAGCGGCAAAAGATCAAAAAACAAGCCAGGTGAACCTTACCATTGCTGGAGACTCCATCCTTGCAGATATGATCCTCGCCATGGAGGATTATGGAATGGTTTCCGCTAATGATGAACTGGAGGATTTATTCAAGCCTGACTGGGAATTGCAAGATCTGAAGATGGCAGAAGACGAATTGACTTCCAGAAAAGTCACTGCCAGCATTGCCAAGGAGGTGGAAGATGGTCTGATCCTGATCCCATTGACGTTTGATGAATTGATTTTTGATGAAAATCCAATAAAGGCCGAGGAGCGTTCTTACCCTGTAGATTTTTTCTACAGGAAACGTTACAGTTATCAGTTGAACATAGAATTGTCGGATGAATACACTTTCGAATCCTTGCCAGAAAGTAAGCTGATTCGATTGCCAAATCGATTGTTGGATGTGTCGTTCAATGTTACGCAACGAGGGAATACCGCCAATATCACTTTTTTGTTCTGGACCCGGACCAATTCATTCGATGTACGATATTATCCTAAACTAAGAGAAGCATATGCATTGATAGAGGAATTGGACAATACGGTAATCCTGGTCAAGAAGAAGACTTGA